The following proteins are encoded in a genomic region of Nicotiana sylvestris chromosome 4, ASM39365v2, whole genome shotgun sequence:
- the LOC104241373 gene encoding transcription termination factor MTERF6, chloroplastic/mitochondrial-like: MSGFRNNGVMHLLYIYRFRFHAFYSTAAADSHTKHLVETLVNSLGFSTEEAISTSVKVSRLRPRKYKPLLVFNFFEKSGLDKTHIKKLVSSVPALMLCDVNKHLKPKIEVLQELGFSVSDLVQIISNSGKFFTTRVDCYTRPNVDYLRKLLGNDDSVVKIIKRNHMVLAYALHEVMPPNISFLQNIGLSCVDIEKLMFWNPVLLVQKTEWLENVVSRVEKKYHISRGCPMFLYGIYALASLKESTLEKKFGIFRSFGWSDSDIFTLVQKHPACFSKSEDKLKNALSFFMKELGYESNYLVSHPTFFTYSLEKRIMLRHNILKLVSQKKLTNCSRSLYTVVLWSELKFLESYVLPFKDEMPEVYDLYVKCRS, encoded by the coding sequence ATGTCCGGATTTCGAAACAATGGTGTTATGCATCTCCTCTACATTTATCGCTTCAGATTTCATGCATTTTACTCAACAGCTGCGGCAGATTCTCACACCAAGCATTTGGTGGAAACACTGGTGAACTCACTTGGGTTCTCTACAGAAGAAGCCATATCTACAAGCGTTAAGGTAAGTCGCTTGAGACCCAGAAAATATAAGCCTCTATTAGTCTTTAATTTCTTCGAAAAATCTGGTTTAGATAAAACCCACATCAAAAAACTTGTTTCTTCAGTCCCTGCATTGATGCTATGTGATGTAAATAAACACCTTAAACCCAAAATTGAAGTACTTCAAGAACTTGGCTTTTCCGTGTCGGATCTTGTCCAAATTATTTCCAACAGTGGGAAATTCTTCACCACAAGGGTAGACTGTTATACCAGACCAAATGTTGATTATCTTCGGAAACTATTGGGTAATGATGATTCTGTAGTTAAAATCATTAAGAGAAATCATATGGTGCTTGCTTATGCTCTTCATGAAGTAATGCCACCCAATATATCGTTCCTGCAAAATATTGGGTTATCATGTGTGGATATAGAGAAGCTTATGTTTTGGAATCCTGTGCTTTTAGTTCAAAAAACTGAGTGGCTCGAAAACGTAGTGAGTCGAGTAGAAAAAAAATatcacatttctcggggttgccCCATGTTTCTCTATGGAATTTATGCACTTGCATCTCTCAAAGAATCGACTTTGGAAAAGAAATTTGGAATTTTCAGGAGTTTTGGGTGGTCTGACTCGGACATTTTTACATTGGTTCAAAAACATCCTGCCTGTTTCAGCAAATCAGAAGACAAGCTCAAAAATGCGTTAAGTTTTTTTATGAAGGAACTCGGATATGAATCTAATTACCTGGTTTCTCACCCCACGTTTTTTACTTATAGCTTGGAGAAAAGGATTATGCTTAGACATAACATTTTGAAGCTAGTCAGCCAGAAGAAGCTAACAAATTGTAGTCGGAGCCTCTACACTGTTGTGCTATGGTCTGAGTTGAAGTTCTTAGAGAGTTATGTGCTTCCTTTTAAGGATGAGATGCCTGAGGTGTATGATTTATACGTCAAATGTAGAAGCTAA